The sequence ATCGGTACCaaatacttaaatattaataatttttggtttcatacactaaattataatttttaaaagtgtaactatttgatttttaaatcttaacaAGTTTACAcatcattttcataattattttgatatttataaattaatttttggtgttatattaattaacacAATAGTATagttgatattactatttttatgatcagaagttattatataattagaaaattaacttattagttaatataattttaaaagctATTTTCTatcattataattattgtctaattatgaaactaatttattagttgatataatattaaaaacataaatcaaAATACTACTTTTCAGGATTAGAATCagtgttaattagaaatgtaatttatcaatcaataaattcttaagaaaactaaaaaattgcatgtaaacttaaatttcatatgttaaaaataaatacatatatcaaaataaaaaaattatatatcaaaatagtgacacatgtcaaaaaaatattatttacaacAAACTAAATAAGCtcttaataatgattatttataatataattatatttattttattttattttatttatcaatatgattCAGACACTTTCAACCACCACTCATTACTCATTATTACCATCATTCGATGACGGTTACTGAAATTGGCAACTAATAACCAGATTCTAGCGACTAATGACTGAATTTTAGCCATTAGTTAGTCACTGTATTCAAGTGATTGTCATCAAATTCTAaccattataaatatttttaaatagttttcttaaacattttattttcacaCTAACTATTTTAACtagattaaatattaaaataaaaattatgattatattacattatatatatatatttttattataactaaacatgaaaagaaaatgtagaTTACATTGTAATTTCTATTAGATTATATGATTGATGACGTTACATTTTATTGAGTAATACCAAACATAGTCTAaaggtataattttttttgatataatgtAACTTCTATGTTGAAGTTTGAGCacattttttagattatatttaGCCATTGTTAAACTAAACTTCTAAATGCACCATTTTGTTAATGCTTAAAATTTTGGTTTTACTCGCAATTTAATATCCAAAAGTTTTGTGCTATAACATAATCTAAAAACTTCCAACActaaacattttttttattatataaatgtaGCTTAAGTTGAGAACATAACATCATAGATTTGTCATGATGACCAAAAgattaacaaataaaagtaatacGAGTATGGTCCTCTGCATTAATTGCATGTTGTAGTCCATATTCCTAAAGTCATACTCATGGAAAATGGGCCAAATTTTGTATTGACATAAACATTAGACAATAGCGTAAAGACCCCACTTTCccatttgacaattaatttgTACCAAGTCCGTAATGTTGCTTTCCAATTCCAAATGCGGAATTCCCACTTAAATGCCAAAAAGGAACTCTCTCCCTCTTTGCTCCGTTTCTAGATCAAACAGTTCGCCACAGATATAATGACATTTCGTCTCACCATCCCATTCCCAAGTACCCTTTGAAAACCAAAATTCTCTCTCTTTACAAAGatccccttttcttttagctTCATCAGGTTTGCTACTGATTACCTCTGTTAATCTTTCTGAGCTTCCTTTGAAAAAGAATGCTGGGTTGTTTTAGATCCGCTGAATTGATTCTTTTTGCGGGTGTTCTAGTGGCGTAATATATGTACTGTTTTGTTTTGGCTAAGAGTTATCTCAGATTGTTGGGTTCAGAGAATGACTGTTATTCTTACAGACTTGGGGTTTAAACTTTGCCTGGGTTTGGTTAACCATTGTATAGTCTTAATAATGGGTGCTtcatgctttttttttttttaattattattattattatttaatttgtttctgcTGGTAGATGATGCTTGATTAGATCAAGAGACTATTAGTTACTGGGAGGTTTGCACGAGGTTGACTTGATTAgttttgccaatattagactTTTTGACGGTTGAATACAGCTGACAGCCTATGATTTTCATATGGGAAAGTCAATGTTTGATCAAGCATTcgtataatattaatatcaatattcttactttgattttatttcgTCTTTGCAAATTGTGTACCTAAATGTTGGTTGCCTTTCCACTGCTTTTTGGGTTTGGTAGTGCCAATTGCATGCTTGATTAGCTATGTTTGTTTCTTGGCCACCTAACCTCAACctgaaatagaagaatataaagagttagctatataatttatttctaattattttttagtttattttatgaaagttACTAACTTTCAGTTGAACTCCACAGACGACATGTTTCTGCGAAGAAAGCATTCACAGAATCATCAGAATGACGCCGCTCAAAGAGATGCAAAGGTAATAAGCAATCTAGAttgttatcttttaataaatttcatgtTCTCTATGATGATTATTTCTCATTGAGATAGATGTATATTTTACTGGATAACATTTCTTTTATggttattattgttgttgccATTGATCATTCATTATAAACTGCTTATACTATGTGATCATGCGTTGGTTTTTGCTCCATCACTGACATCATGAAAATAGCTTGATATGAATGTCTAAGCTTATGTATCATCCGGGAGGAAGATAACctcctttcttttaatttttcccTCTGCAAGACAGCCTGATGTTTTAAGTTTTACTTCAGCTAGAAtggattgaaaaaaaaattgaaaacagAGAGATATAACATGATCTTGAAATTTTATGTCTTCCACAAGCAGGTCAAGGAACTCAGGGAAGCTCTTGGACCTTTATCCGGGTGTAGTTTGAAGTACTGTACCGATGCTTGCCTGAGGAGATATCTGGAAGCTCGAAACTGGAATGTTGACAAGGCACGTAAAATGTTGGAAGAGACCCTCAAATGGAGGGCTGCTTACAAGCCTGAAGAAATCCGCTGGGTGTGTGAAAAGCATTTTAtcctttatattttcattacatcatcaatattttataaaataggaGTGTAAATAAATCTTTTCATTCCTCTATAGCATGTAGTTGTTTACTTACCTTACATACATCTCATTGTCCAGCATGAAATATCACATGAAGGTGAGACAGGTAAAGTCTTCAGGGCAAATTTTCATGATCGACATGGGAGGACTGTACTTATAATGAGACCGGGGATGCAGGTTTCTACTAGtagctttttatttattctttcctGTTCTTTTTGTTATCCCCCACCCTGCAACAAAAATTTAGAAGCACCTAAAATGACATTCTTCTCTTTCACATGGCAGAACACAACTTGTGCAGAAGACAATATCCGCCATTTGGTCTATCTTATTGAAAATGGCATCCTTAACCTAGCTGAGAGTCAAGAACAAATGTCTTGGCTGATAGACTTCACTGGATTGTCCTTGAGCAATAATGTCTCCGTTAGAACATCTCGTGATATCATTAACATTTTACAGAATCACTACCCTGAGAGGCTTGCTATTGCATTTCTCTATAATCCACCTAGAATCTTTGAGGCATTCTGGAAGGTTTGTTCTCCTGCTTTACATTCATTTTGGTCTGTGATATAGATTAACTGAATGCTCAGTGATTTTCAGGCTTTCTATCGGTATATTTATGTacgtacaaaaaaaaaacattaatatGTTCCTTAGGTATAGAATTTCAACCTACTCACTGTACGCCATCAAGACATTATCTCTGAAATTCATCTTAGATAAAAGCTTCTTTCATTCACTACACTGATGCGAACACTATTTGCATTAATGTTGCAATAATACGAGGGAACTCTTTTGTAGGCTGTGAAGTACTTCCTAGATCCTAAAACTTTCCAGAAGGTGAAATTTGTTTATCCAAAGAACAAAGACAGTGTGGAGCTGATGAGTTCTTTGTTTGATGCCGACAACCTTCCTGGCGAATTCGGGGGGAAAACCACAATGAATTATGACCATGAGGAGTTCTCTCGCATGATGGCCCAAGACGATGTAAAAACTGCAAAGTTCTGGGGATTTGATGATAAGCCAAGCTACGTTGCTAATGGCCATCTGGGGTCTCAGGTGGCGCCAGATCCAGCACCTCTTGCCCCACCTGCTTGTTGAGTTAGTCTGCCTGATGCCAGTTGTGTGAATGAAAGCCAAATTCATGATCATAAAGCTTGGACTGAATCAATTCAGAAAGTGACTATAATTATCAGAAGACAGAAAAAATTTTGTGTActatatcaattaaaataggaGGCAGTTTCTGCCCCTTCTTTTCCAGTGGTTCCTGCTATCCTCAGTGCCTTCAAATTGTCTtaccataaaagaaataagagaatacctttgtctttaatttaGCTTCAACTAATTGTCTAATTGATATCAAATATAGCTTGTAAACGTTGATTCATATTCAAATAAAGTTGATAAACATTGGTTGAATGAAGCCAATTGGCCACTCCTCATGCCTGTTGAggtttcattttcttccatAATGATGGATTTGGTACGTTTCTTGCAAGATGATAACGAGGGTCGAAAGCTGCTGGGGGGCCTCACTGAGAACAGAGGGGTCCCAAGATCCTGTAATGGGGTATATGCTTTAAATGTTTATGCCCCCAGAATGTACTCATTCCACATCATTTCATGCTATCTCTGAGCGGTCAAAATCAAAACAGTAACACAATCATGTTGTTTGCTCATCATTCTCCATTATTCCGTGGTTTCATTCTAGTTTCCTTGCATCCAGGTACTCACACCCTTAGGGAATGGAAAATGGAAAATGGAATTCAAatcttcattttcctttctcatGAGATAAGCCTCAAGCAGGCAATAAGAGTGAACAAGAAATTATTCCACCAGAAAATGCCCAATGGCAGGCCATTGATTCACATGGATTGCCTCTGGTGTAATAAATAAGacacaaattggaaaaaacaaaagaaccCTTCTCTGATATACCAAAACTAACTGAACTAGTACAGCTACTAGGAAGTGTACGCTACATATTATGTGACATCATGTCCCCATATTTTGTTTCTCCAAACGTTGTGACACTCCCAAAATCAACCATGTAATAAACACACGCTTGTGCAAAACATTAGAATTAAGTTATGTTCCATATcgattttcttttgcaacaAAGTCATTTATTTTGCATCACTTTTAAACTCTATGTACAGTTGTTAAGTGCCAGCGAGTACTTGATTAAAGTTCATTGGAGTACAGGCACTCGTCCACAAGTTGGCGAAGATTTGGATTCTCCAGAGCAGCAGCAACTCTCTCTTTATCGTTTAACTGCTTATTAACTGCAAAATCACAAATTGCAAAGAGTATCAGTAAACGGAACTTGATCGAAGAATAGAAATCAACTATATTGAAACGGACAAGTGCAGGTTCCATATCTATGCTCAAAATAACACgaactgaaagaaaaataatctatACTCTTTTTAGACTTATCAAGTTGAGATATGCTAGTAAATGGGTCTTAGTGAGATTAGGTAACTACATTAATATAAATGCTTCTAGCATGGGCAACATATAAATAGACAGGATAGCAGAATGAGAAGCACCAAAattatttgcaa comes from Ricinus communis isolate WT05 ecotype wild-type chromosome 5, ASM1957865v1, whole genome shotgun sequence and encodes:
- the LOC8273419 gene encoding phosphatidylinositol transfer protein 3; translation: MFLRRKHSQNHQNDAAQRDAKVKELREALGPLSGCSLKYCTDACLRRYLEARNWNVDKARKMLEETLKWRAAYKPEEIRWHEISHEGETGKVFRANFHDRHGRTVLIMRPGMQNTTCAEDNIRHLVYLIENGILNLAESQEQMSWLIDFTGLSLSNNVSVRTSRDIINILQNHYPERLAIAFLYNPPRIFEAFWKAVKYFLDPKTFQKVKFVYPKNKDSVELMSSLFDADNLPGEFGGKTTMNYDHEEFSRMMAQDDVKTAKFWGFDDKPSYVANGHLGSQVAPDPAPLAPPAC